The proteins below are encoded in one region of Desulfovibrio sp. X2:
- a CDS encoding ABC transporter-like protein has translation MNVLTRVAACAAALSVVTHEMGLAREAADSVAFMDQGEILEQDRPDRLFAAPRQARTRRFLGRIL, from the coding sequence ATGAACGTCCTCACCCGCGTCGCGGCCTGTGCGGCCGCCCTGTCCGTCGTCACCCACGAGATGGGCCTCGCCCGCGAGGCGGCGGACAGCGTGGCCTTCATGGACCAGGGCGAGATACTGGAGCAGGACCGGCCGGACAGGCTGTTCGCTGCGCCGAGGCAGGCGCGCACGCGCCGGTTCCTCGGCCGGATACTCTGA